One Scophthalmus maximus strain ysfricsl-2021 chromosome 1, ASM2237912v1, whole genome shotgun sequence genomic region harbors:
- the snap91a gene encoding clathrin coat assembly protein AP180 isoform X11: MSGQTLTDRIAAAQYSLTGSEVARAVCKSTTHEQTAPKKKHLEYLIQATQETTVNVPQMADTLMERAGNASWVVVFKALITTHHLMVQGNERFLQFLASRNTLFNLSNFLDKTGSHGYDMSTFIRRYSRYLNEKAFAYRQMSFDFGRVKKGAEGAMRTMSVEKLLKGMPTLQSQIDALLDFDVHPPELNNAVINACFLLLFRDLIKLYACYNDGIINLLEKFFQMKRSQCKDGLEIYKRFLTRMTRVSEFFKIAEQVGIDKNDIPELTQAPESLLESLETHLNTLEGKKPEDKSPTKPDATANNSSTAAAAAAAAAAPAKHAPPAPAGGPPARPGPPAKPPPPAVTPTAPARTATANAAAAAAATAASNALIDDGFLLDLDPISSSSTGGAAVASSMTGWGDLLAEATPAASDGASDALLAEGESADADDADDADDADDAAAAPKAAAAAAAAAAAAAAPVPASLPISAPTATSAAVMDLFGGDGPAAAAAGPAADAFGGSDSFASPAAAAAPSPGASSPPRAEPAPVIDLLDAFSGPVEDAQSAAPGGPADDLLGGLMSPTLAPTAAPPLAPLAPVPVQNDLLESGFDALGSLLSPTPPVPAAAAEPVTASPAPSGGFDASMFGGLGDLLMPAVTPQSTGGSAAGSAAGSMGTPVAAGGVAAAPPAAKAIGGDLDSSLANLIGDLGVKKKDPQSEKKLTGGANWTPKVAPTSWATPGAPMAGATPGAPGAPGAAPPGVAVAPPMSAQPGFGTPAAAGPGAPMMQPMMGQPMMGQPMMGQPMIRAPFTAAAGAAAPGAPISPGPACQSPKKPKDPLAELDLKDFL; encoded by the exons ACCTGATCCAGGCCACCCAGGAGACCACGGTGAACGTCCCCCAGATGGCCGACACACTGATGGAGAGGGCCGGCAACGCCAGCTGGGTGGTGGTTTTCAAAGCCCTGATCACCACACACCACCTCATGGTGCAAGGCAACGAG AGATTCCTGCAGTTCCTGGCTTCGAGAAACACCTTGTTCAACCTCAGCAACTTCCTGGACAAAACCGGTTCCCATG GCTACGACATGTCCACATTTATCAGACGCTACAGCCGCTATCTCAACGAGAAGGCTTTCGCCTACAGACAGATGTCTTTTGACTTTGGACGAGTCAAGAAAGG AGCTGAGGGAGCGATGAGGACCATGTCAGTGGAGAAGCTGCTGAAAGGGATGCCCACGCTGCAGAGCCAGATCGACGCCCTGCTGGACTTTGAC GTGCATCCACCAGAGCTGAACAACGCGGTGATAAACGCCTGCTTTCTGCTGCTCTTCAGAGATCTGATCAAGTTGTACGCCTGCTACAACGACGGCATCATCAACCTGCTCG AAAAATTCTTCCAGATGAAGCGAAGCCAGTGTAAAGACGGGCTGGAGATCTACAAGAGATTCCTGACACGGATGACGAGGGTTTCGGAGTTCTTCAAAATCGCCGAG CAAGTGGGAATAGACAAAAATGACATACCTGAACTCACTCAG GCCCCGGAGAGTCTTCTGGAGTCCCTGGAGACCCACCTCAACACTCTGGAGGGGAAGAAGCC GGAGGATAA gtcgCCCACTAAG CCGGACGCGACGGCCAACAACAGCTCgacggcggcggctgctgctgctgctgctgctgcaccggcCAAGCATGCGCCTCCCGCTCCAGCCGGCGGTCCCCCCGCTCGCCCCGGGCCTCCTGCCAAACCTCCCCCGCCCGCCGTCACCCCCACTGCTCCGGCCCGCACCGCCACCGCCaacgccgccgctgccgctgccgccacCGCTGCCAGCAA TGCCCTTATTGATGATGGGTTCTTGTTGGATCTAGACCCGATTTCCTCCTCGTCAACGGGGGGCGCCGCCGTTGCCTCCTCCATGACGGGATGGGGAG ATCTCCTGGCTGAGG CAACTCCGGCTGCCTCTGATGGAGCTTCTGACGCTCTCCTGGCGGAGGGAGAGTCTGCCGACGCCGATGACGCCGACGATGCCGACGATGCAGACGATGCAGCTGCCGCACCcaaagccgccgccgccgccgccgccgccgccgccgccgctgccgcacCAGTGCCCGCCTCTCTGCCCATCTCCGCTCCCACCGCCACCTCAGCCGCTGTCATGGACCTTTTCGGAG GAGACGGTCCTGCCGCCGCGGCCGCGGGCCCCGCCGCTGATGCGTTCGGTGGATCTG ACTCGTTCGCGTCCCCGGCTGCCGCGGCCGCCCCGTCCCCAGGAGCCTCATCTCCGCCCAGAGCAGAGCCGGCGCCAGTCATCGACCTGCTGG ACGCCTTCAGCGGCCCCGTGGAGGACGCGCAGAGCGCCGCTCCTGGAGGGCCTGCAGACGACCTGCTGGGAG GCCTGATGTCCCCCACCCTGGCCCCCACTGCCGCCCCACCCCTGGCTCCCTTGGCCCCCGTCCCGGTGCAGAACGACCTCTTGGAGTCGGGGTTCGACGCCCTGGGCTCGCTGCTGTCTCCGACCCCACCGGTACCCGCTGCCGCTGCGGAGCCTGTGACCGCCTCACcggcgccctctggtggcttcGATGCTTCGA TGTTCGGCGGACTAGGCGACCTGCTGATGCCCGCCGTCACGCCCCAGAGCACCGGGGGCAGCGCCGCCGGCAGCGCGGCGGGAAGCATGGGAACTCCCGTCGCGGCGGGGGGCGTGGCGGCCGCGCCCCCGGCCGCCAAGGCCATCGGCGGGGACCTGGACTCGTCGCTGGCCAACCTGATCGGAG ACCTGGGAGTCAAGAAAAA GGATCCGCAGAGTGAGAAGAAGCTGACCGGAGGTGCCAACTGGACGCCAAAGGTGGCCCCCACAAGCTGGGCCACACCCGGAGCCCCCATG GCCGGCGCCACCCCCGGAGCTCCCGGGGCACCAGGGGCAGCTCCGCCCGGCGTAGCCGTGGCGCCGCCGATGAGCGCGCAGCCCGGCTTTGGCACG CCGGCAGCGGCAGGGCCGGGAGCCCCCATGATGCAGCCCATGATGGGGCAGCCCATGATGGGGCAGCCCATGATGGGGCAGCCCATGATCAGAGCtcccttcacagctgcagctggagccgCCGCACCAGGAGCaccg ATCTCTCCCGGACCAGCGTGCCAGAGTCCCAAGAAGCCCAAGGATCCACTGGCGGAACTCGACCTCAAGGATTTCTTATAA
- the snap91a gene encoding clathrin coat assembly protein AP180 isoform X3: MSGQTLTDRIAAAQYSLTGSEVARAVCKSTTHEQTAPKKKHLEYLIQATQETTVNVPQMADTLMERAGNASWVVVFKALITTHHLMVQGNERFLQFLASRNTLFNLSNFLDKTGSHGYDMSTFIRRYSRYLNEKAFAYRQMSFDFGRVKKGAEGAMRTMSVEKLLKGMPTLQSQIDALLDFDVHPPELNNAVINACFLLLFRDLIKLYACYNDGIINLLEKFFQMKRSQCKDGLEIYKRFLTRMTRVSEFFKIAEQVGIDKNDIPELTQAPESLLESLETHLNTLEGKKPEDKSPTKPDATANNSSTAAAAAAAAAAPAKHAPPAPAGGPPARPGPPAKPPPPAVTPTAPARTATANAAAAAAATAASNALIDDGFLLDLDPISSSSTGGAAVASSMTGWGDLLAEATPAASDGASDALLAEGESADADDADDADDADDAAAAPKAAAAAAAAAAAAAAPVPASLPISAPTATSAAVMDLFGDAFAPSPGDGPAAAAAGPAADAFGGSDPFATTEGSADIAPGLDLFAMRPADTGAAAAAAAAASPTSSEAPTIVVPVAAPAAPTPSSTTTTTTATTESAAAPTLDIFGDMFDSMPEQSPATESKAATTPSVDLFGADLPAVSRGPSPLPELPPPGDIVTDSFASPAAAAAPSPGASSPPRAEPAPVIDLLDAFSGPVEDAQSAAPGGPADDLLGGLMSPTLAPTAAPPLAPLAPVPVQNDLLESGFDALGSLLSPTPPVPAAAAEPVTASPAPSGGFDASSDLLMPAVTPQSTGGSAAGSAAGSMGTPVAAGGVAAAPPAAKAIGGDLDSSLANLIGDLGVKKKDPQSEKKLTGGANWTPKVAPTSWATPGAPMAGATPGAPGAPGAAPPGVAVAPPMSAQPGFGTPAAAGPGAPMMQPMMGQPMMGQPMMGQPMIRAPFTAAAGAAAPGAPISPGPACQSPKKPKDPLAELDLKDFL; this comes from the exons ACCTGATCCAGGCCACCCAGGAGACCACGGTGAACGTCCCCCAGATGGCCGACACACTGATGGAGAGGGCCGGCAACGCCAGCTGGGTGGTGGTTTTCAAAGCCCTGATCACCACACACCACCTCATGGTGCAAGGCAACGAG AGATTCCTGCAGTTCCTGGCTTCGAGAAACACCTTGTTCAACCTCAGCAACTTCCTGGACAAAACCGGTTCCCATG GCTACGACATGTCCACATTTATCAGACGCTACAGCCGCTATCTCAACGAGAAGGCTTTCGCCTACAGACAGATGTCTTTTGACTTTGGACGAGTCAAGAAAGG AGCTGAGGGAGCGATGAGGACCATGTCAGTGGAGAAGCTGCTGAAAGGGATGCCCACGCTGCAGAGCCAGATCGACGCCCTGCTGGACTTTGAC GTGCATCCACCAGAGCTGAACAACGCGGTGATAAACGCCTGCTTTCTGCTGCTCTTCAGAGATCTGATCAAGTTGTACGCCTGCTACAACGACGGCATCATCAACCTGCTCG AAAAATTCTTCCAGATGAAGCGAAGCCAGTGTAAAGACGGGCTGGAGATCTACAAGAGATTCCTGACACGGATGACGAGGGTTTCGGAGTTCTTCAAAATCGCCGAG CAAGTGGGAATAGACAAAAATGACATACCTGAACTCACTCAG GCCCCGGAGAGTCTTCTGGAGTCCCTGGAGACCCACCTCAACACTCTGGAGGGGAAGAAGCC GGAGGATAA gtcgCCCACTAAG CCGGACGCGACGGCCAACAACAGCTCgacggcggcggctgctgctgctgctgctgctgcaccggcCAAGCATGCGCCTCCCGCTCCAGCCGGCGGTCCCCCCGCTCGCCCCGGGCCTCCTGCCAAACCTCCCCCGCCCGCCGTCACCCCCACTGCTCCGGCCCGCACCGCCACCGCCaacgccgccgctgccgctgccgccacCGCTGCCAGCAA TGCCCTTATTGATGATGGGTTCTTGTTGGATCTAGACCCGATTTCCTCCTCGTCAACGGGGGGCGCCGCCGTTGCCTCCTCCATGACGGGATGGGGAG ATCTCCTGGCTGAGG CAACTCCGGCTGCCTCTGATGGAGCTTCTGACGCTCTCCTGGCGGAGGGAGAGTCTGCCGACGCCGATGACGCCGACGATGCCGACGATGCAGACGATGCAGCTGCCGCACCcaaagccgccgccgccgccgccgccgccgccgccgccgctgccgcacCAGTGCCCGCCTCTCTGCCCATCTCCGCTCCCACCGCCACCTCAGCCGCTGTCATGGACCTTTTCGGAG ATGCGTTTGCACCCTCCCCAGGAGACGGTCCTGCCGCCGCGGCCGCGGGCCCCGCCGCTGATGCGTTCGGTGGATCTG ACCCCTTTGCAACGACGGAGGGGAGTGCGGACATTGCTCCCGGGCTGGACCTGTTCGCCATGAGGCCCGCCGACAcgggggccgccgccgccgccgccgccgccgcctctcccACCTCCAGTGAGGCGCCGACCATCGTCGTCCCCGTCGCTGCCCCCGCTGCCCCCACCCcttcttccaccaccaccaccaccaccgccaccacagAGTCTGCAGCCGCCCCGACTCTAGATATCTTTGGTG ATATGTTTGATTCTATGCCTGAGCAAAGCCCCGCCACAGAATCCAAAGCTGCTACCACTCCTAGCGTAGACCTTTTCGGTGCAG ACCTTCCTGCTGTTTCACGCGGGCCCTCTCCTTTGCCCGAGCTGCCTCCGCCTGGAGACATTGTAACAG ACTCGTTCGCGTCCCCGGCTGCCGCGGCCGCCCCGTCCCCAGGAGCCTCATCTCCGCCCAGAGCAGAGCCGGCGCCAGTCATCGACCTGCTGG ACGCCTTCAGCGGCCCCGTGGAGGACGCGCAGAGCGCCGCTCCTGGAGGGCCTGCAGACGACCTGCTGGGAG GCCTGATGTCCCCCACCCTGGCCCCCACTGCCGCCCCACCCCTGGCTCCCTTGGCCCCCGTCCCGGTGCAGAACGACCTCTTGGAGTCGGGGTTCGACGCCCTGGGCTCGCTGCTGTCTCCGACCCCACCGGTACCCGCTGCCGCTGCGGAGCCTGTGACCGCCTCACcggcgccctctggtggcttcGATGCTTCGA GCGACCTGCTGATGCCCGCCGTCACGCCCCAGAGCACCGGGGGCAGCGCCGCCGGCAGCGCGGCGGGAAGCATGGGAACTCCCGTCGCGGCGGGGGGCGTGGCGGCCGCGCCCCCGGCCGCCAAGGCCATCGGCGGGGACCTGGACTCGTCGCTGGCCAACCTGATCGGAG ACCTGGGAGTCAAGAAAAA GGATCCGCAGAGTGAGAAGAAGCTGACCGGAGGTGCCAACTGGACGCCAAAGGTGGCCCCCACAAGCTGGGCCACACCCGGAGCCCCCATG GCCGGCGCCACCCCCGGAGCTCCCGGGGCACCAGGGGCAGCTCCGCCCGGCGTAGCCGTGGCGCCGCCGATGAGCGCGCAGCCCGGCTTTGGCACG CCGGCAGCGGCAGGGCCGGGAGCCCCCATGATGCAGCCCATGATGGGGCAGCCCATGATGGGGCAGCCCATGATGGGGCAGCCCATGATCAGAGCtcccttcacagctgcagctggagccgCCGCACCAGGAGCaccg ATCTCTCCCGGACCAGCGTGCCAGAGTCCCAAGAAGCCCAAGGATCCACTGGCGGAACTCGACCTCAAGGATTTCTTATAA
- the snap91a gene encoding clathrin coat assembly protein AP180 isoform X2, producing the protein MSGQTLTDRIAAAQYSLTGSEVARAVCKSTTHEQTAPKKKHLEYLIQATQETTVNVPQMADTLMERAGNASWVVVFKALITTHHLMVQGNERFLQFLASRNTLFNLSNFLDKTGSHGYDMSTFIRRYSRYLNEKAFAYRQMSFDFGRVKKGAEGAMRTMSVEKLLKGMPTLQSQIDALLDFDVHPPELNNAVINACFLLLFRDLIKLYACYNDGIINLLEKFFQMKRSQCKDGLEIYKRFLTRMTRVSEFFKIAEQVGIDKNDIPELTQAPESLLESLETHLNTLEGKKPSPTKPDATANNSSTAAAAAAAAAAPAKHAPPAPAGGPPARPGPPAKPPPPAVTPTAPARTATANAAAAAAATAASNALIDDGFLLDLDPISSSSTGGAAVASSMTGWGDLLAEATPAASDGASDALLAEGESADADDADDADDADDAAAAPKAAAAAAAAAAAAAAPVPASLPISAPTATSAAVMDLFGDAFAPSPGDGPAAAAAGPAADAFGGSDPFATTEGSADIAPGLDLFAMRPADTGAAAAAAAAASPTSSEAPTIVVPVAAPAAPTPSSTTTTTTATTESAAAPTLDIFGDMFDSMPEQSPATESKAATTPSVDLFGADLPAVSRGPSPLPELPPPGDIVTDSFASPAAAAAPSPGASSPPRAEPAPVIDLLDAFSGPVEDAQSAAPGGPADDLLGGLMSPTLAPTAAPPLAPLAPVPVQNDLLESGFDALGSLLSPTPPVPAAAAEPVTASPAPSGGFDASMFGGLGDLLMPAVTPQSTGGSAAGSAAGSMGTPVAAGGVAAAPPAAKAIGGDLDSSLANLIGDLGVKKKDPQSEKKLTGGANWTPKVAPTSWATPGAPMAGATPGAPGAPGAAPPGVAVAPPMSAQPGFGTPAAAGPGAPMMQPMMGQPMMGQPMMGQPMIRAPFTAAAGAAAPGAPISPGPACQSPKKPKDPLAELDLKDFL; encoded by the exons ACCTGATCCAGGCCACCCAGGAGACCACGGTGAACGTCCCCCAGATGGCCGACACACTGATGGAGAGGGCCGGCAACGCCAGCTGGGTGGTGGTTTTCAAAGCCCTGATCACCACACACCACCTCATGGTGCAAGGCAACGAG AGATTCCTGCAGTTCCTGGCTTCGAGAAACACCTTGTTCAACCTCAGCAACTTCCTGGACAAAACCGGTTCCCATG GCTACGACATGTCCACATTTATCAGACGCTACAGCCGCTATCTCAACGAGAAGGCTTTCGCCTACAGACAGATGTCTTTTGACTTTGGACGAGTCAAGAAAGG AGCTGAGGGAGCGATGAGGACCATGTCAGTGGAGAAGCTGCTGAAAGGGATGCCCACGCTGCAGAGCCAGATCGACGCCCTGCTGGACTTTGAC GTGCATCCACCAGAGCTGAACAACGCGGTGATAAACGCCTGCTTTCTGCTGCTCTTCAGAGATCTGATCAAGTTGTACGCCTGCTACAACGACGGCATCATCAACCTGCTCG AAAAATTCTTCCAGATGAAGCGAAGCCAGTGTAAAGACGGGCTGGAGATCTACAAGAGATTCCTGACACGGATGACGAGGGTTTCGGAGTTCTTCAAAATCGCCGAG CAAGTGGGAATAGACAAAAATGACATACCTGAACTCACTCAG GCCCCGGAGAGTCTTCTGGAGTCCCTGGAGACCCACCTCAACACTCTGGAGGGGAAGAAGCC gtcgCCCACTAAG CCGGACGCGACGGCCAACAACAGCTCgacggcggcggctgctgctgctgctgctgctgcaccggcCAAGCATGCGCCTCCCGCTCCAGCCGGCGGTCCCCCCGCTCGCCCCGGGCCTCCTGCCAAACCTCCCCCGCCCGCCGTCACCCCCACTGCTCCGGCCCGCACCGCCACCGCCaacgccgccgctgccgctgccgccacCGCTGCCAGCAA TGCCCTTATTGATGATGGGTTCTTGTTGGATCTAGACCCGATTTCCTCCTCGTCAACGGGGGGCGCCGCCGTTGCCTCCTCCATGACGGGATGGGGAG ATCTCCTGGCTGAGG CAACTCCGGCTGCCTCTGATGGAGCTTCTGACGCTCTCCTGGCGGAGGGAGAGTCTGCCGACGCCGATGACGCCGACGATGCCGACGATGCAGACGATGCAGCTGCCGCACCcaaagccgccgccgccgccgccgccgccgccgccgccgctgccgcacCAGTGCCCGCCTCTCTGCCCATCTCCGCTCCCACCGCCACCTCAGCCGCTGTCATGGACCTTTTCGGAG ATGCGTTTGCACCCTCCCCAGGAGACGGTCCTGCCGCCGCGGCCGCGGGCCCCGCCGCTGATGCGTTCGGTGGATCTG ACCCCTTTGCAACGACGGAGGGGAGTGCGGACATTGCTCCCGGGCTGGACCTGTTCGCCATGAGGCCCGCCGACAcgggggccgccgccgccgccgccgccgccgcctctcccACCTCCAGTGAGGCGCCGACCATCGTCGTCCCCGTCGCTGCCCCCGCTGCCCCCACCCcttcttccaccaccaccaccaccaccgccaccacagAGTCTGCAGCCGCCCCGACTCTAGATATCTTTGGTG ATATGTTTGATTCTATGCCTGAGCAAAGCCCCGCCACAGAATCCAAAGCTGCTACCACTCCTAGCGTAGACCTTTTCGGTGCAG ACCTTCCTGCTGTTTCACGCGGGCCCTCTCCTTTGCCCGAGCTGCCTCCGCCTGGAGACATTGTAACAG ACTCGTTCGCGTCCCCGGCTGCCGCGGCCGCCCCGTCCCCAGGAGCCTCATCTCCGCCCAGAGCAGAGCCGGCGCCAGTCATCGACCTGCTGG ACGCCTTCAGCGGCCCCGTGGAGGACGCGCAGAGCGCCGCTCCTGGAGGGCCTGCAGACGACCTGCTGGGAG GCCTGATGTCCCCCACCCTGGCCCCCACTGCCGCCCCACCCCTGGCTCCCTTGGCCCCCGTCCCGGTGCAGAACGACCTCTTGGAGTCGGGGTTCGACGCCCTGGGCTCGCTGCTGTCTCCGACCCCACCGGTACCCGCTGCCGCTGCGGAGCCTGTGACCGCCTCACcggcgccctctggtggcttcGATGCTTCGA TGTTCGGCGGACTAGGCGACCTGCTGATGCCCGCCGTCACGCCCCAGAGCACCGGGGGCAGCGCCGCCGGCAGCGCGGCGGGAAGCATGGGAACTCCCGTCGCGGCGGGGGGCGTGGCGGCCGCGCCCCCGGCCGCCAAGGCCATCGGCGGGGACCTGGACTCGTCGCTGGCCAACCTGATCGGAG ACCTGGGAGTCAAGAAAAA GGATCCGCAGAGTGAGAAGAAGCTGACCGGAGGTGCCAACTGGACGCCAAAGGTGGCCCCCACAAGCTGGGCCACACCCGGAGCCCCCATG GCCGGCGCCACCCCCGGAGCTCCCGGGGCACCAGGGGCAGCTCCGCCCGGCGTAGCCGTGGCGCCGCCGATGAGCGCGCAGCCCGGCTTTGGCACG CCGGCAGCGGCAGGGCCGGGAGCCCCCATGATGCAGCCCATGATGGGGCAGCCCATGATGGGGCAGCCCATGATGGGGCAGCCCATGATCAGAGCtcccttcacagctgcagctggagccgCCGCACCAGGAGCaccg ATCTCTCCCGGACCAGCGTGCCAGAGTCCCAAGAAGCCCAAGGATCCACTGGCGGAACTCGACCTCAAGGATTTCTTATAA